A region of the Chloroflexota bacterium genome:
CACCCGTCGCATAGACGACGGTGGACCCACCGTCCGCGGCGGATCGGGCGAGCCCCGCGGCGATCTGCAGCACGAGCGTCGATTTGCCGATCCCCGGTTCCCCGCCGACGAGGATGAGCGAGCCTGGGACGAGGCCGCCGCCGAGGACCCGATCCACCTCGCCGATCCCGATCCCGATCCGCGGGACTGCGGCGTCCCCGATCTCCGCGAGCGCCACCGGGGGTGCGCTGGACCCACCCCGGCCCGCGCCGCCCGTCGCCGCCCGCGCGGATCGAGTCGAGGGTCGGACGAGCGTCTCCACGAGGCTGTTCCAGCTGCCGCACGAACGGCACTGCCCCTCCCAGCGCACGAAGGCGTCGCCGCACGATTGGCAGACGTATCGACTCTGGGCCTTCACCACCGTCCGCCGCCGGAGCCGTCGTCGCCTAGTGCGTCTCGACGGGAGTCTTCACCTCGGCGGCGTGGATATCGAGGCCGGCCTCCTCGCCCTTGTCGACGACGATCATCGTGTGGGGCTCGTAGCGGCCGAGGAGAAGGTGCTCGGCGAGGACATCCTCGACCATGTTCTGGATGACCCGGCGGAGCGGACGAGCGCCGTAGGCGGCGTCGTAGCCGAGCTTGATGATGTGCTCCTTCGCCGCCTGCGTGACCTCGAGATCCATCTGCTGCGCTCGTAGCTGGTCGCGGACGCGAGCCAGCATGAGGTCGACGATCTTGGTGATCTCCTCCACCGTGAGGCTCCGGAAGACGACCGTCGCATCGATCCGGTTGAGGAACTCCGGCCGGAAGTTGTTCTTGAGCTCGGCCGCGACCTTCTCGCGCATGAGCTCGTACGACGCCTCGGCTCTCGACTCCGCCGTCTCGCCGGTGGAGCGGAAGCCCAGGGCGGAGTTCGTCTGGAGCTGCCTCGCGCCGAGGTTGGAGGTCATGATGATGATGGAGTTGCGGAAGTCGACGCGTCGGCCCTTCGCATCCGTGAGGTGACCGTCCTCCAGGATCTGGAGGAGGATATTGAACACCTCCGGATGGGCCTTTTCGACCTCGTCGAGGAGCACCACACAGTAGCTCTTGCGGCGGACCGCCTCGGTGAGCTGGCCTCCCTCATCGAACCCGACATAGCCCGGGGGCGCTCCGACGAGCCGGCTCACGTTGTGGCGTTCCATGAACTCGCTCATGTCGATCTTGATGAGCGCGTCCTCGCTCCCGAACATGAACTCGGCGAGCGCCTTCGCAAGCTCGGTCTTCCCGACACCCGTCGGACCGAGGAAGATGAATGAGCCGATCGGGCGCTTGGGGTCCTTGAGACCGGCCCGCGCCCGGCGGACCGCCCGCGAGACCGTCCCGATCGCCTCTTCCTGGCCGATGACCCGTCCGTGGATCGTTTCCTCCATGTGGAGGAGTCGCTCGGATTCCTCCTGGGCGATCCGGGTGACGGGGATGCCCGTCCACATCGCGACGACCTGAGCGATCTCCTGTTCGCCCACCGTGGGCTGGTCCGAGGCGACCTGACCCTGCCATTCCGCGCGCAGGGACTCGACGTGGTCCTTGGCCGCCGACTCTGCCTCGCGGAGCGTTGCGGCCTGCTCGTAGTCTTGGCCGTTGATCGCCGCGTCCTTCTCCTTCGTGATCCGCTCGAGTTCGCGCTGCGCCTCGCGGAGCGGCGGCGGAGCCGACGCATATCGCAGGCGGACACGGCTCGCCGCCTCATCGATGAGGTCGATCGCCTTGTCCGGCAGGTGGCGATCCGTGATGTAGCGGATCGACAGGTCGGCCGCCGCCTGCACCGCCTCGTCGGTGATCGTCACCTTGTGGTGCTGCTCATAGCGCTCGCGGACGCCCTTGAGGATCTCGATCGTCTGCTCGAGTGTCGGCTCTTCGACCATGACCGGCTGGAAGCGGCGTTCAAGGGCGGCGTCGCGCTCGATGTACTTGCGGTACTCGTCGAGTGTCGTGGCGCCGATGCACTGGAGCTCGCCGCGGGCGAGTGGTGGCTTGAGGATGTTCGCCGCGTCGATCGCGCCCTCGGCCGCTCCGGCCC
Encoded here:
- a CDS encoding ATP-dependent Clp protease ATP-binding subunit, with translation MDRFDKFTDRARKVLTLAQDEAQRFNHNYIGTEHLLLGLVREGEGVAARVLENMNVELPKVRTAVEFIIGRGDRPVVGEVGLTPRAKRVIELAIDEARRLGHNYIGTEHLLLGLVREGEGIAAGVLESLGVNLDKVRHEVIRVLSQSSASGPTPETKRASKTPTVDQLGINLTDAARAGKLDPVIGREKEIERVIQILSRRTKNNPALIGEPGVGKTAIVEGLAHRIVSGDVPETLLNKRVLTLDIGSLVAGTKYRGEFEERLKKIIEELRNTNDAVLFIDELHTLVGAGAAEGAIDAANILKPPLARGELQCIGATTLDEYRKYIERDAALERRFQPVMVEEPTLEQTIEILKGVRERYEQHHKVTITDEAVQAAADLSIRYITDRHLPDKAIDLIDEAASRVRLRYASAPPPLREAQRELERITKEKDAAINGQDYEQAATLREAESAAKDHVESLRAEWQGQVASDQPTVGEQEIAQVVAMWTGIPVTRIAQEESERLLHMEETIHGRVIGQEEAIGTVSRAVRRARAGLKDPKRPIGSFIFLGPTGVGKTELAKALAEFMFGSEDALIKIDMSEFMERHNVSRLVGAPPGYVGFDEGGQLTEAVRRKSYCVVLLDEVEKAHPEVFNILLQILEDGHLTDAKGRRVDFRNSIIIMTSNLGARQLQTNSALGFRSTGETAESRAEASYELMREKVAAELKNNFRPEFLNRIDATVVFRSLTVEEITKIVDLMLARVRDQLRAQQMDLEVTQAAKEHIIKLGYDAAYGARPLRRVIQNMVEDVLAEHLLLGRYEPHTMIVVDKGEEAGLDIHAAEVKTPVETH